A region from the Cannabis sativa cultivar Pink pepper isolate KNU-18-1 chromosome 9, ASM2916894v1, whole genome shotgun sequence genome encodes:
- the LOC115709675 gene encoding isoamylase 2, chloroplastic — translation MASLFPSATIYYGCVNCGAPKSSKLQNASVILCRDTVMNTFVKMDGEKVLFYGQSIPNFRNHFSRNTNLEVNATSRMSIPFKQRFSTKTEAEELDKASTYLFRAEVDGLVKVIVKKKSVNCAVRIEVSSLQLSNSDDTLILYWGIFRGDSSNFMPIEFNTSAPDERAIETPFSKTSFGRFVVEMEFEAENIPCYLSFLLRSSIGNDSRDLEIRSHRKTKFCVPLGFDSGYPSPLGLSFLHDGSMNFAIFSRNAESVVLCFYDDTKSDIPALELDLDPYVNRSGDVWHASFNNAHSFVSYGYRLKGTHLEGRKDMLESSHIILDPYAKIIMSSASGDHRTGPQYLGQLSKEPGFDWTDDMHPNLPLEKLMVYRLNVKRFTDHKSSQLLHNIAGTFSGLTKKLGHFKDLGVNAVLLEPIFPFDEKRGPYFPCHFFSPMNIFGPTGDTISAINSMKEMVKKLHANGIEVLLEVVFTHTTDNGALQGIDDSSYYLNGLEDREPLTSLNCNFPIVQQIILDSLRQWVTEYHIDGFCFINASSLLQGSRGEHLSRPPLVEAIAFDPLLSKTKIIADCWEPRGMVERETTPFPHWKRWAEMNMRFCYDVRNFLRGEELLSSLATRLCGSGDIFSKGRGPAFSFNFVTRNSGLHLVDLVSFSDDELASELSWNCGEEGPTTNTLVLETRLKQIRNFLLILYVSLGVPVLNMGDECGQTAGGSIAYSDRKSFDWNALKTDFGCQVTQFISFLSSLRHRRSDLLQKRKFLKEENIEWHGSDQSPPKWEEPTCKFLAMSLKVDEEKVKNQTSSSSSSSKGDLFVAFNAADHSELVFLPTLAEGIVWQRLVDTALPFPGFFSTDGEPVIMQKAGLFTYEMKSFSCTLFEAISK, via the coding sequence ATGGCAAGTCTTTTCCCATCAGCTACAATATATTATGGTTGTGTGAACTGTGGAGCTCCTAAATCATCTAAGCTGCAAAATGCCAGTGTTATATTATGTAGGGACACAGTTATGAACACCTTTGTAAAAATGGATGGAGAAAAAGTTCTATTTTATGGGCAAAGCATACCAAATTTTAGAAATCATTTCTCGAGGAATACTAATTTGGAAGTAAATGCTACATCACGGATGTCTATTCCATTTAAGCAAAGATTTTCAACAAAGACTGAAGCTGAAGAACTAGATAAGGCATCAACTTATCTCTTCAGGGCAGAAGTTGATGGGCTGGTGAAAGTTATTGTCAAAAAGAAAAGTGTTAATTGTGCTGTGCGGATTGAAGTTTCATCCTTACAACTGTCTAATAGTGATGATACCTTGATTCTATATTGGGGAATATTTAGAGGTGATTCATCCAATTTCATGCCTATAGAATTTAATACTTCGGCCCCTGATGAAAGAGCTATTGAAACTCCATTTTCCAAGACTTCTTTTGGCAGGTTTGTTGTAGAGATGGAATTTGAGGCTGAGAATATCCCCTGctatctctcttttcttttgagatcTTCAATTGGTAATGATTCAAGAGACTTAGAAATAAGAAGTCATAGGAAGACAAAGTTTTGTGTTCCCCTTGGTTTTGATTCAGGCTACCCAAGTCCTTTGGGTCTCTCCTTTTTGCATGATGGTTCCatgaattttgccattttttccaGAAATGCAGAAAGTGTGGTTTTGTGCTTCTATGATGACACTAAGTCTGATATTCCTGCTTTGGAGCTTGATCTAGACCCATATGTCAATCGATCAGGTGATGTTTGGCATGCTTCATTCAATAATGCTCATAGTTTTGTGAGCTATGGTTATCGACTGAAGGGGACACATCTAGAGGGAAGGAAAGATATGTTGGAATCTTCACACATAATTTTGGACCCATATGCCAAGATCATTATGAGTTCTGCTTCTGGTGATCATAGAACTGGGCCACAGTATCTTGGACAGTTGTCCAAGGAACCTGGTTTTGACTGGACTGATGATATGCATCCAAACTTACCATTGGAGAAACTAATGGTGTATCGATTAAATGTGAAGCGTTTTACTGATCACAAGTCTAGTCAGCTACTTCACAACATAGCAGGTACCTTTTCTGGTTTGACTAAAAAGTTGGGGCATTTTAAAGATCTGGGTGTAAATGCAGTTTTATTAGAACCTATTTTCCCATTTGACGAGAAAAGGGGGCCATATTTTCCTTGTCATTTCTTTTCACCTATGAATATTTTTGGACCTACTGGTGACACTATATCTGCGATAAATTCGATGAAGGAGATGGTTAAGAAATTGCATGCCAATGGAATTGAGGTACTACTGGAAGTAGTTTTCACTCATACTACTGATAATGGAGCGCTTCAAGGAATTGATGATTCATCCTATTATTTGAATGGGTTGGAGGATCGGGAACCATTAACTTCTTTAAACTGTAATTTTCCTATTGTGCAACAAATTATATTGGACAGTCTTCGCCAGTGGGTGACAGAGTATCATATTGATGGTTTTTGTTTCATAAATGCTTCTTCTCTATTGCAAGGGTCTCGTGGAGAGCACTTATCCCGCCCTCCTTTGGTTGAAGCAATTGCTTTTGATCCTCTACTCTCAAAGACCAAGATCATAGCAGACTGCTGGGAACCCCGTGGTATGGTGGAAAGAGAAACAACACCTTTTCCTCATTGGAAGAGGTGGGCAGAAATGAACATGAGATTCTGTTATGATGTTAGGAACTTTCTGCGAGGTGAAGAACTCCTTAGCAGCCTTGCCACAAGACTTTGTGGGAGTGGGGACATTTTTTCAAAAGGGCGGGGTCCAGCATTCTCTTTCAATTTTGTTACTAGAAATTCTGGACTTCATCTTGTCGACCTTGTCAGCTTCAGTGATGATGAGTTAGCTTCAGAGTTAAGTTGGAATTGTGGGGAAGAAGGTCCTACAACCAATACGCTTGTCCTTGAAACTCGGCTTAAACAAATCCGCAATTTCCTTCTTATCCTGTATGTTTCTTTAGGTGTTCCTGTTCTTAATATGGGAGATGAGTGTGGACAAACCGCTGGCGGTTCTATTGCCTATAGTGATAGAAAATCATTTGACTGGAATGCATTGAAAACAGATTTTGGCTGTCAAGTTACACAGTTTATCTCTTTTCTGAGCTCATTGAGGCACCGGAGAAGTGACCTTCTTCAGAAGAGGAAGTTCTTGAAAGAAGAAAATATTGAATGGCATGGAAGTGACCAGTCTCCGCCAAAATGGGAAGAACCAACCTGCAAATTCCTTGCCATGAGTTTGAAAGTTGATGAAGAAAAAGTGAAGAACCaaacatcttcttcttcttcttcttcaaaggGTGATTTATTTGTAGCCTTCAATGCTGCTGACCATTCAGAGTTGGTTTTTCTACCCACGCTAGCTGAAGGAATAGTATGGCAAAGATTGGTTGACACGGCTCTTCCATTCCCAGGGTTTTTCTCAACAGATGGTGAGCCTGTCATTATGCAGAAGGCAGGATTATTTACTTATGAAATGAAGTCCTTCAGCTGCACCCTTTTTGAAGCCATAAGCAAGTAG
- the LOC115724528 gene encoding uncharacterized protein LOC115724528: MFMNDSHMNTIFYYLRKKGKYSSAVTLNFATTDCLFDDSIQALYHKFNKAKSMNTKMSHIHAAHPIAHYIRGMRVPCSKPWYEADHVLFIINLRRESHWVFGRLDVNEGTLFLYNSLRTAKMNAAARNAMKAYSVLLPLFFDLLGFWKNRAQALPRFRPTAPFRIVELSGLASQQKNDCGAYVAAFAEFFIHGKDVPADFDIEVYRTRLASLFYSYGQRKIDESIDSEDEKQTKSSKASKLKK; encoded by the exons ATGTTTATGAACGACTCG catatgaacaccatattctattaccttcggAAAAAAGGTAAGTATTCTTCCGCTGTGACGTTGAATTTCGCAACTACTGATTGTCTTTTTGATGATTCCATCCAAGCATTGTACCACAAATTTAACAAGGCCAAGTCAATGAACACTAAGATGTCACACATTCACGCTGCCCACCCAATTGCGCATTACATCCGAGGTATGCGCGTTCCCTGTTCCAAGCCTTGGTATGAAGCCGATCACGTGCTTTTCATCATCAATTTAAGAAGGGAAAGTCATTGGGTTTTTGGGCGTCTTGACGTGAACGAAGGGACGTTGTTTCTGTACAATTCTTTGAGAACCGCGAAGATGAATGCCGCAGCTAGGAATGCGATGAAGGCTTATTCCGTGTTGCTGCCTTTGTTTTTCGATTTACTTGGGTTCTGGAAGAATAGAGCACAAGCTCTGCCTCGGTTTCGACCTACAGCTCCATTCAGAATCGTGGAGCTTAGTGGTCTTGCGTCTCAGCAGAAGAA TGATTGTGGGGCATATGTTGCTGCCTTTGCTGAATTCTTTATCCACGGAAAGGATGTCCCTGCAGACTTTGACATCGAAGTTTATCGTACCCGACTTGCTTCACTTTTCTACTCGTACGGACAAAGGAAAATTGACGAAAGTATTGACAGCGAGGATGAGAAGCAAACCAAGTCTTCTAAGGCATCTAAATTGAAGAAATAG
- the LOC133031430 gene encoding uncharacterized protein LOC133031430, with product MNYENYEASGHYISANCNYEDLQQKLKDALECNQENTVLQLKYQVKEGYQPLRIKDDQSLHFYIQLKLKDPDFTTYPMCVNVINNPTTTIDASFFGNDNSLITHRSAFQPIEYNAATTEDSTNQQHIIEATVPEFGEESFDFMDYAKLVAEEMVEQLENNRKKEPEITDSDELLITDPHHPEIEEAQIYKDKETLQSVLGFYAIRNNFQFRVKKSCARTYKICCLDPKCKWVLTASRNGQTKSFIIRKYGRKVIHTCDLNIRFADKRQATTKLIGNYIKPRFTNIKTTQTPQDIRGEMKHKYGVRMNYMKAWRSKEHTQEELRGKANESYGVLPPRFFAHVAKN from the coding sequence atgaattatgaaaattatgaagccaGTGGACACTACATTTCTGCCAATTGTAACTATGAAGATTTGCAACAGAAACTCAAAGATGCCCTggaatgcaaccaagaaaacactgttttgcaactgaaatatcaagtgaaggaaggataccaaccattgaggataaaggatgatcaaagcctgcatttctacatacaactcaaactgaaagaccccgacttcacaacatacccaatgtgtgtgaatgtcatcaacaacccaacaacaaccatcGATGCATCATTCTTTggaaatgacaattcattaattacacatagaagcgccttccaaccaatcgaatacaatgcagcaacaacagaagactcaacaaatcaacaacatatAATTGAAGCAACAGTACCGGAATTTGGGgaagaaagttttgacttcatggactatgcaaaacttgtggcagaggaaatggttgagcaactggaaaacaacagaaaaaaggaaccagaaatcacagattcaGACGAACTACTAATCACAGATCCTCATCATCCagaaatagaagaagcacaaatatacaaagacaaagaaacactgcagagtgtgcttggtttctatgcaattaggaacaacttccaattcagagttaaaaaatcatgtgcaagaacatacaagatttgttgtttggatccaaaatgcaagtgggTACTAACAGCATCCAGAAACGGGCAaacaaagtcattcatcattcgaaagtacggcagaaaggtgatacacacttgtgatctaaacatcagatttgccgacaagagacaagctacaacgaaattgattggaaactacatcaagccacggttcaccaacataaaaacaactcaaacgccacaagacatcagaggagaaatgaaacacaagtatggggtcagaatgaactacatgaaagcatggagaagcaaagagCACACGCAAGAAGAATTACGAGGAAAAGCCAACGAATCATACGGAGTTCTGCCGCCTCGGTTTTTTGCACATGTTGCAAAAAACTAA